The Thermodesulfobacteriota bacterium genome contains a region encoding:
- a CDS encoding phosphomannomutase/phosphoglucomutase, translating to MKINPQIYREYDIRGLVDKDLTPEIVRRLGRGFGTYMNRLGKKSLVVGRDGRLSSEAFCEALIEGLLSTGCDVVNIGVCPTPVYYFSIFHLDREGGMMVTGSHNPPEFNGFKVSVGKSTIFGEEIQKLGRLVESGDFVSGQGRLSEFPIIPAYQAFIKKNIRLSKRLKVVIDAGNGTGGVVAAPLIRELGCDVEELYCDIDGRFPNHFPDPTIPENLRDLIDRVLKTGAEVGIGYDGDADRIGVVDDQGRIIWGDQLMILFAREILKEQKGATFVAEVKCSQTLFEDIEKHGGRAIMWKTGHSLIKEKMKEEKAALGGEMSGHIFFAHRYFGYDDAIYASCRLLELLSNTDQRLSGLLSDVPRTHITPEIRVSCPDEIKFKVVEKVKEALKKDYPIIDVDGVRVKFDDGWGLLRASNTQPVLVLRFEASTEKRLEEIKRLVEEKVQKAIGDVGA from the coding sequence ATGAAGATCAATCCCCAGATTTATCGTGAATACGACATTCGAGGCCTCGTGGATAAGGATCTGACCCCTGAGATCGTCAGGCGGTTGGGGAGGGGGTTTGGAACTTACATGAATCGCCTTGGCAAAAAATCGCTCGTCGTCGGAAGGGACGGGAGGCTCAGCTCCGAGGCCTTCTGCGAGGCCCTGATCGAGGGGCTCCTCTCGACGGGTTGCGATGTGGTCAACATCGGGGTCTGTCCCACCCCCGTCTATTATTTTTCGATCTTCCATCTCGATCGAGAGGGGGGGATGATGGTCACCGGCAGCCACAACCCGCCGGAGTTCAACGGATTCAAGGTCTCCGTGGGGAAGAGCACCATCTTCGGCGAGGAGATCCAGAAATTGGGCCGCCTGGTCGAGTCGGGAGACTTCGTCTCGGGCCAGGGACGCCTTTCGGAGTTCCCCATCATCCCGGCCTACCAAGCGTTCATCAAAAAGAACATCCGTCTTTCAAAACGGTTGAAGGTGGTGATCGACGCAGGAAACGGGACGGGAGGCGTCGTGGCCGCTCCCCTGATCAGGGAGCTGGGCTGCGATGTGGAAGAACTCTACTGCGACATCGACGGCCGGTTCCCGAACCATTTCCCCGATCCCACAATCCCAGAAAATTTGAGGGATTTGATCGATAGGGTATTAAAAACAGGGGCCGAGGTCGGGATCGGCTACGATGGCGATGCCGACCGGATCGGCGTCGTGGATGACCAAGGGAGGATCATCTGGGGCGACCAGCTGATGATACTCTTCGCCAGGGAAATCCTCAAGGAGCAGAAGGGCGCCACCTTTGTCGCAGAGGTGAAATGCTCTCAAACCCTCTTCGAAGACATTGAGAAACACGGGGGCCGGGCGATCATGTGGAAGACCGGTCACTCCCTGATCAAGGAGAAGATGAAGGAGGAGAAGGCCGCACTGGGAGGAGAGATGAGCGGACATATCTTCTTCGCCCACCGGTACTTCGGCTACGACGATGCCATCTATGCCTCTTGCCGGCTCCTCGAACTGCTCTCCAATACCGATCAGAGGCTCTCCGGTCTCCTCTCCGATGTCCCTCGAACCCACATCACCCCCGAGATCCGGGTCTCCTGCCCGGACGAGATCAAATTCAAGGTCGTGGAGAAGGTGAAGGAGGCCCTGAAGAAGGACTATCCCATCATCGATGTGGACGGGGTGAGGGTGAAGTTCGATGACGGCTGGGGACTTCTGCGAGCCTCCAACACCCAGCCGGTCCTCGTCCTCCGATTCGAGGCCTCCACCGAAAAGAGGCTGGAGGAGATCAAGAGGCTGGTCGAGGAGAAGGTCCAGAAGGCCATCGGAGATGTGGGGGCATGA
- the hisS gene encoding histidine--tRNA ligase — MEIKAIRGFNDVLPEEVGKWQFVEATAREVFGGFGFSEIRIPILERTELFARGIGEATDIVEKEMYTFIDKGGTSLTLRPEATASMARAYLEHRLYTFDPVAKLYCIGPMFRYERPQKGRYRQFHQIDAEVFGVANPVVDAEVILMLVHFLRKVGLEKLELQINSLGCRECRPGYRERLKSYLSERAFRLCEDCQRRLQTNPLRIFDCKVQACQEAIAEAPKVSEFICRACEDHFEKVKAYLSTAGLDYVLNPRMVRGLDYYTRTAFEVISYDLGAQNAVTGGGRYDNLFQEIGGLDIPGIGFAIGMERLISLLPPERSFNRGLDLFIAALGKEAEREAFRLANQFHLEGIRAEFDYEGKSLKSQMRRADKLGARYVLILGEEEMKRGRAILRDMAGKSQEEIPLEDLSGRVKDKIQKG; from the coding sequence ATGGAGATCAAAGCCATCCGCGGATTTAATGACGTCCTTCCTGAGGAAGTTGGAAAATGGCAGTTTGTTGAGGCCACGGCGAGGGAGGTCTTCGGGGGATTCGGGTTTTCAGAGATACGTATCCCCATTCTGGAACGGACCGAACTCTTTGCCCGCGGGATCGGAGAGGCCACGGACATCGTCGAAAAGGAGATGTATACCTTCATCGACAAAGGGGGGACGTCCTTGACCCTTCGGCCCGAGGCGACGGCCTCGATGGCCCGGGCCTACCTCGAACACAGGCTCTACACCTTCGATCCGGTCGCCAAGCTCTACTGCATCGGCCCGATGTTCCGTTACGAGAGGCCCCAGAAAGGCCGCTACCGTCAGTTCCACCAGATCGATGCCGAGGTCTTCGGCGTGGCCAACCCTGTGGTCGATGCCGAGGTGATCCTCATGCTCGTCCATTTTCTGCGGAAGGTGGGGCTCGAGAAGCTTGAACTCCAGATCAATTCCTTGGGGTGTCGGGAGTGCCGGCCTGGGTATCGGGAGCGGTTAAAATCCTATCTATCCGAAAGGGCGTTTCGGCTGTGTGAAGATTGTCAGAGGCGCCTCCAGACCAACCCCCTCCGCATCTTCGATTGTAAGGTCCAGGCCTGTCAGGAGGCCATCGCCGAGGCTCCCAAGGTGAGCGAATTCATCTGCAGGGCCTGCGAAGACCATTTTGAGAAGGTGAAGGCGTATCTCTCGACCGCCGGGCTCGACTATGTCCTGAACCCGAGGATGGTTCGGGGCCTCGATTATTACACCCGCACGGCCTTCGAGGTCATCTCCTACGATCTGGGCGCCCAGAATGCCGTGACGGGAGGAGGCCGCTATGACAACCTCTTTCAGGAGATCGGCGGGCTCGACATCCCCGGCATCGGATTTGCGATTGGCATGGAGCGGTTGATCTCGCTCCTGCCACCGGAGAGGTCCTTTAACCGGGGGCTCGATCTTTTCATCGCTGCCCTTGGGAAGGAGGCCGAGAGGGAGGCCTTCCGTCTTGCAAACCAATTCCATCTGGAAGGGATCCGGGCCGAGTTCGACTACGAAGGGAAGAGCCTGAAGAGCCAGATGAGGCGGGCCGATAAATTAGGGGCCAGATATGTGCTCATCTTAGGGGAGGAGGAGATGAAACGGGGGAGGGCGATCCTGAGGGATATGGCCGGCAAATCTCAGGAAGAAATCCCCCTGGAGGATCTATCGGGGAGGGTCAAAGATAAGATTCAAAAGGGTTGA